In Paludibaculum fermentans, the genomic stretch TGGAAGATCGTGCCAGGCAGCGGCCGGGGCATGGCGTGGCCGATGCGGAAGATGTCCATGCGCTTCACACACTGGCGGATGTCGGGATGGGCGCGCTCCAGGTCAGCGAAGATCTTCTCTTTCCACCAGTTCCAATCACCGCCCAGCAGGATGCGCCGCTGGTCGGCTGCATTGCCGTCGGCCAGGGCCCAGTAGAAGGTCCAGACCGTCTCCGGTCTGTGCATCGCCACGCTTTGATGGGTGGCGATGACGTAGCCCAGCGCCGGCGAATTGTAGATCACGTTGTCCCACGCGTACTCCAGCCCCTTGTTAGCGGGCCACCGGTCCAGCGTGAGGTTCGCAGTGAGCCACGGCGCGGAGTCGATGGGCCAGCGCGGCGGAGCTGGATCGATCAGCCACGACGCCAGGAACGTGGGCGCGGCGTAGATCACGAAGTCCGATTCGTAGAGCGTCTTTTCGGTGAGGATCTCCCAGCGGCGGCCCGCGGGCTGGATCTTGTAGACCATCGAGCCCGTGCGCACATACTTGCCGAGCTTCGCCAGCAACTTCTTAACGATCCACCCATTGCCCTCCGGCCAGGTGAGCGGACCCTTGTCTTCAGGCGCACGCGCGGCAAAGTAGTGCAGCCCTGCCCAGGCGGAGATGTCCTCGGCATGAGTGCCGTAGTCGTCGCGCGTGGAGTAGTCGATGAACCACTTCAGATAGGGCGAGTACAGCCCTTCGCGCCGCATCCACTCACCCATGGTGACGCGGTCCAACTGGCGTTCCCGATCTGTCGATTTAGCCATCCCCTCTTCCATGGGGATGCGGAAGGCACCAGAGGCGTGGAACTCGGCGATGCGCTCTTCAAAGTGTTTGAACTGGCGGGCGTCGTCCGTCGTCAGGCCGATGGAGGGCTCGATGCTGTCCTGCCACCGGCCGTGCAGAAACAGGCGCTCCTGCGGGGAGTGGCAAAGCCAGCGTTCGCTCCAGACCCCATCCTGCAGGAGGCCGAGCTCTTCGCACAACTCGCGAACCAGCGTCTCGTTCTTGTCGGGCACGGGCAGGTAGTGGGCCGCCCAGGGATACGCGGAGATCTCATTCTGGCCGGACCGCGCATTGCCGCCTGCCTGCTGTTCCATCTCGAGCAGGACGAAGTTGTGGAAGCCGCGCTTGTCCATGCGCCAGGCCGCCGAAAGACCGGCCACGCCACCGCCGACAATGACCACCGGCACCTTCACGCGTTCGCGGGGCGCCGCCATGCGGGCATGATCGCGCAGCAGGTGGCCGCGCTCCTGCGATTCGAAGACGAAGCCGCCCTCGGTCTTGCGGTCGGTCTTGGGAGCCAGGCCAACCAGGGCGGACGCACCGAATTCGCGCCGGGTCGGCTTCATCGCACGATTTCGCGCCACTCACGATCGTAGTAGCGCACCAGGCTCTGATCGTTCAGGCGATTGGGTTCCACCGGGACAGGCGCCAGATCCGGCGGGAAATCGAACAACCCCGCCACATTCTTCAACGTGAGGAACTTCAACCCAGAAGGCAGTTGCGTCGGCGGCCGCCAATCGCCCTGCGTCCCGATGACGTAGCCCCATTCGCCGAACGAAGGCACGTAGACGTGATACGCGTGGACGTTGAATCCCGCCTGCTTCATCGTCTCGTTGATGCACCAGAACGACTGCCGCGCAAACATGGGCGATGTGGATTGGACCACGGCCACTCCATTCTGCGACAGGTGGTGCCTCACCAAGCGGTAGAACGCCGTCGTGTACAGCTTGCCCAGCGAGTAGTTGTTGGGGTCGGGGAAGTCGATGGCGATGAAGTCGTAGAGGTCATCGTTCTTCTCGAGCCACGGAAACGCGTCGGCGTTCACGATGTGGACCTTGGGATTCTTGAAAGAACCGCCGTTCAACTGCACCAGCAGCGGGTGCGTGGAGAACTGGCGCGTCATCTCGGGATCGAGGTCCACCAGGGTGATAGATTCCAGACCCGGATACTTCAACATCTCGCGGACAGCCAGTCCGTCTCCGCCGCCCAGCACCAGCGCGCGTTTCGCGCCGGGGATGGAGGCCAGGCCCGGGTGCACCAGGCACTCGTGATAGCGGTACTCGTCCCGTGAGCTGAACTGCAGGTGCGAGTTCAGGTAGAGCCGGTAGTCCTGCTTCCACTTGGTCAGCACGATGCGCTGGTAGGGCGTGGTTTTCGAGAAGATCACGTCATCGGCATAGAGGGCGGCATCGGCGGTGTCGGTGATGCGGTCAGCGGCCACCATGCCGCCGCCCAGGATCAGCACAACCACGGCACAGACGGCCCGTTGGAGCAGCGGCGACGGCAAGTGCTCCTTGAACAGGAAGGTTGACCACAGCGCCACGCCGGCGTTCACCAGGCCGAACAGGACGGCGCTGCGGACCATGCCCAGCTTCGGCACCAGGAACAGCGGGAACAGCAGGGACGCGCCCAGCGCGCCCATATAGTCGAAGGTAAGGACGTTCGCCACCAGTTCCTTGAACTGGAAGCGCTCGCGCAGGATGCGCATGAGCAGCGGGATTTCCAGGCCCACCAGAATGCCGATGCCGATCACCAGGGCGTAGAGCAGGAACCGGAAGCCGGTGGTGTAGGTGAAAGAGAGGAAGAGGATGGTCGACGAGAAGCCGCCCAGCAGCCCCACCATGAGTTCAATGGTGATGAACCGCGACACCAGGGCGCGGTCGATGAACCTCGACAGCCAACTGCCGATGCCCATGGCAAACAGGTAGCTGCCGATGATCGTGCTGAACTGAAGCACGCTGTCGCCCAGCAGGTAACTGGCGAGCGTGCCGGCAATCAGTTCATAAATCAGACCGCAGGCCGCGATCAGGAAAACGGAAAGGAAGAGAACCAGCGCCATGAAGGGACGTGTGCCCGGCCCGCAGGCACGGGCCTCCGTTTAGTGGACAGCCGAAGCGACGATAATCGCGATACCCAGCGCCATCAGCCCCGCGAAGATCGCGAGCGCCGTGTTCTGCTTCTCCACAATCTCTCTCCAGAGATCGTAGGGTGTGATCTTGTCCCAAGTGATGAAGCTCACCACCAGAATCACCACGCCGACCACGGCATAGATGAGCGCGTTGATCAACGAACCGAGATGGAATTCAATGCCCATGTGTTTCCTTTCCTCATTCTCCAGCGATGCTCTACTTGCCGCCAAACCAGTGTGGCAGATAGCCGTAGTGCGAGCGGTAAACCCCGGGGTTCTCGCGAACGGACTTGGGGATGTTCTTCACTTCGTTGATGGAGGACATGCTCAGGCCTGTCCACTGTCCCACGGAGACCATCCCCAGCAGGACAATCCCGTACAGAGTGTAAAGAGGGCTTTTCATCAGTCGTCGTCTCCACTCGAAGAGGAGGATCCCGGAGCATAGTCGCTCTCCGACCACCGTCTCCCCTCAAAAGCCATGGCCCGGATGCTGGTTACAATCGGCGGAATCAGCAGCAGTGGCAGGGCCAGCCAGAAGAGCCAGGTGGTGGGCACGTCCCGCCGCACCGTTACCTCATAGTTCATCGTCATGCCGGAGGCCGCCGTGGCGGAGGCCTGCGCGTCCATCTCCGGCTCGATCCGCAGGTAGTACCGGCCCGCCGGAACCCGCGGCAGGATCACGCTATCCTTCGCCTTGCCTTCCGACCAGGAACCGTCGCTATCCCGGCCGCTGTAGTAACTCACTTCCCGGCCGAAATCAAAACCCTGGGCGCCATCCTCGCGCAGCAGCGCCAGGCTGAAGTAGGCCCAGTTGTTCTTCAGATCCGTAGTCAATTCAATCTCGACATTGCCTTTTCCAGGCACCTCGAACGGCTGGGTAACGAAGGAATGCTCTCCGGGCACAGCCTGTGCGAAATGGAAATTCTGATCGAAGATCACCCGGTTGCTGGCGCTGAACGTGAAGAACGCCATCAGCGCGGCCCATCCCAAGCACAGCAGCATGAACGTGCGCCAGGAGGCCCGCACTTTGTCCTGGAAAGGAGACGGCTGGTTGGCGTAGACACCCCGCGGCGCGGGCAACTTGGTCTTGAGTTGGAACGCCTGCTCGATTTCGGCGCCCAGAATATACGTGCCGAACGACCAGTTGACCTCGCCTTCCGTCTGCTCCGACGACATCATGTAAGGCGCGGAGACGTAATCGTCGACCGTATTCGTCTCGCCCACCCGCACAGCCCACGGGAACTCGCCCATCACGAACGCCGTGCGCGCCACCGCGTTCTGGAAGTGCTTGTAATTGACGTTATTGTAGTTGACGGCTTTCCGGCCGCCCAGCGTCGTGAACGACGGCAGGCCGTGCACGGTCAGCACATCATTCCAGTGCCCGTCGTACTGCGTCAGGTAGCGGAAGCCCTTGAACGGGTTGAACAGCAGGTACTCGTGCCAGGAGTACTCGACTCCATCCGAGTTGATGCATCGCACCTGGAAGCCGATGACCTCATAGGGGATTCCACGATACTTACCGCGGGTGCCCAACGGGATCAGGGGCCGTACGCGCAGGCGCTCGTCGAACTGCTGGAGGATCTGGAGCTCCGGCGTCGTCGGATCGATGATGGTGCAACACTGCACGCATACCGCGCTACGCGTATGCGCAAAGCCGCGCAGTTCGATGTTGCCGCCACAATTGGGGCAATTGATGGCTTTCGGTTTCGGGACGCGGGACGGCGCTACCATCCTTCAAACTCCCTCAGGCCGGTCAACTTCAGTGCTTCGATGTCCACATACCGGCCCATGAACAGCAGCGGCGGCGTCTCGGAATAGTCGATGGTCGCAAAGCGCGCATCCATGGTGCGCAGATCGGCGGTCGTGAACTCGCTGCGATCCGAGGTCGTGAAGGGCAACTCCCCCTCAAAGCCCACATAGCGGACCTTGGTCAGGTGCGTCACCATGAACTGGGCGCCTTGCAGCTGAAAGACCTGCCCCTTCTTCATCTCCAGGGGCGTGGGGAAGGTGATGGGCGAGGTCACGGCGAACGAGACGGCGTAATCCGCCTGGGCATCGCTGAGCCAGCCGCTGGTGCCGTCATTCATGAGCAGGTGCCACTCGTTCCAGTTGCCCTGCTCCCACTCATAGCGGATCCGGCCAATGACGGTGAAGTGCTTGTTGTCGAAGAAGCCCTCCGTCATCAACTGGATCGCCGAAGCGTCGGGCGGCAGATCGGCTACCGTGCCCACCGCTTCCAGATTCACATCCCGGCGGATGATGATCGCCTGGCAATAGGGGCAGGCGGCCTGCACCGCGCTGGACCAGGCGAATTTGATGGGAGCGCCGCAATTGGGGCAGTTTGAGGAGGGTCCACTCATGAAAGAGCGCGCTCCAATCTTCTGACATCCACCTTGCGCGCCTCGAATCGGCGGGTCAGTTCATGCTCGAAGGCCCAATTGTCACGAGGCTTGCAGCAAAACAGGTTCAGCGACAGCGCGCCATGCTCCGGAAAAGTGTGTACCGCCAGATGCGACTCCGCCAATAAGGATAGCCCGGTAATGCCTCCGGGCATGGCCGGAGTCAGTCCAGGAAACTGGTGCCACACGGTGGGCGCGACCGGGTGTAGTTGCAGACCGGCGACCATGTCGTCGAATAGGGCCTCAAGTGCCGGCAGAGAGGCCAGGGTGGCCGGATCGCAGCCCGCGGCATCGACCACCCATTCACAGCCGGAAGTCATTGGAGTGATGGTAACTCTTATTTACAACTTACTGCTGAGGCTTACCGCACTCCGGGCAGAACTTCGACGCCCGTGGAATCTTCTGCCCGCACTCGGAGCAGAATTTCGTATCAGGCACCGCTGCCGCACCGGCGACCGGCACGACCGGCACCACCGGGGGCGCCGCCTGCGGAGCAACAGGAGGAGGAGCCTGCGGCGGCTGTTGCGCCTGCGGATTCATCGCCTGGGAGAACACCTGCCCCAGCCCGACGCCCGCGCCCAAACCCACACCGAGGCCGGCCAGCCCGCCGCCCTCGTTCGCAGCCGCGATGGGCAGCGAATTGGCCGCCTGGAACTGCGTGTACTGCTGCATATTCCCGATCATGTTCATGCCCACGCGCGTGTCGAGGAACTTCTGCAGCTCTTCCGGCAGCGAGAGGTTTTCCACCACGAACTGATCGATGGCGATGCCCAGCTCCGCAAACACCGGCGTGATCGACGCCTTGATGCGGTCGCCCACCTCCACCAGGTTGGCGGCCATGTCCAGGAACGGAATCTGGCTCTCGGCGAAGGCATCCGACATGCGGCCGACAATCGTCTGGCGCAGCTGCGGCTCCACTTCGCTCACCCGGTAGACTTCCCCAAAGCCGCTGACCTTCGTCAGGAACAGCTTTGGATTGTCGACATGCCACGAATAAACGCCGAAACCACGCAGCCGGATCGCGCCGAAGTCCTTGTCGCGAATCGTGACCGGCTGGGCCGTGCCCCAACGCTGGGCAATCTGCTGCCTGGTCGAAAAGTAGAAGACGTCGCTCTTGAACGGGGACGCGAACATCTTGTCCCAGTTCTGAAGGTTCGTCAGCAGCGGCAGGGTACGCGTGTTGAGCGTATACAGCCCGGGGCTGAAGATGTCGGCGCAGCGGCCTTCGTTGACGAACATCGCCGCCTGCGACTCTCGCACCGTAAGTTGCGCACCATTCTGGATTTCCATGTCCTGCATGGGATACCGGTACGCAAGGACGCCATCTTCCTGGTCCGTCCACTGGATAACGTCAATGAACTGTTTCTTGAGAAAGGATTTGATCTGATCACCAAGGGCCATGTTGACTCTCCGCGTCACCTGAGTATACGGCAACCCGTTGACAGTTGTTCCCGGAATCGGACGAGCGGCCCCGGGCTCAGCTTTCGCATTCCTAGCGATCTTGTGATCGAAATTGCAATGCCACCGCGCTAGTTACAGGTGAGCGCGGAATTGGCCGGTCGCCGCCCGCGCCGCTGACTACCCCTGGAGCTGTACTTTGAGTTGGTTACTGACGATTCTCGTTGGACTGATTACCGCCGCTGCCTGTGGCGCCGCGGCCTGTTACCTGGGCACCCTGTGCGTCGAGTGGTACAGCATCTCCAGCTTCGAAGGTGGCTCCGGCTACTTCGTGGCTTTCCTCACCCTGTTCGGCATTGTCATCGGCCTGATCCTGGGCATCGTCACCTCACGCGTGGTGGCCGGCGGCGCCTCACCCGGGTTTCTCCGGGCCCAGGGCATCTCGCTGGGCGAGGTCGTCAGCCTGTTCTGCGTGATCGCCCTCTTTTGCCGCCTGGGCGGCACTGTGGCGCCCACCATCGATGGCGAGCAACTCGACCTGGAAGTGGAGCTCAAATGCCCTCGCGGAGTGGTTCCCACCGAACGGCCCGACCGCAATTACTCGAACTGCTTGCTGACCCCGCTCGGCTCGGGCAATAAGCGCCTCGACTCCAGGGGCGGCGAGATGCTCTGGAAACAGGCCAGCGAGTCCGGCGGCCAGTGGACCGTCCCCTGCCGCGTCAGTTTGTTCAGCGACCGGTCGATGCGCACGGTCCGGATGCTGATGGACACATCGACCGACATCGAGTTCATGCTGCCCATGCCCGCGAAACCAGGCAAGGAGTATCTCGAGTGGAGCACCTGGCGCAGCGACCGGTTCCTGGAAGAGAAAGACAAGCCAATCACCGGCTACTCGTACCGGTTCCGCGTCCGGCGTGCCTCCGAGATCCGGCGCGAAGCCGAGGCGGCGGCCCAGGCGGAACACGAGAAGAAGATGCAGGCCTTCGCGGCCCTCACCCCCGGCTCGCCACTCGATGAGTGGGTCAGCTTCGGCGTCGATGACACCGTCGACAAGCATCGCATTGCCCAGGTCCTGGTCACCCGCATCGCCGAACTGCCGGCCCTGTTCCGAAGTTCCGATCCTGAGCACCTGCGCGGCCTGACCAT encodes the following:
- a CDS encoding FAD-dependent oxidoreductase; this encodes MKPTRREFGASALVGLAPKTDRKTEGGFVFESQERGHLLRDHARMAAPRERVKVPVVIVGGGVAGLSAAWRMDKRGFHNFVLLEMEQQAGGNARSGQNEISAYPWAAHYLPVPDKNETLVRELCEELGLLQDGVWSERWLCHSPQERLFLHGRWQDSIEPSIGLTTDDARQFKHFEERIAEFHASGAFRIPMEEGMAKSTDRERQLDRVTMGEWMRREGLYSPYLKWFIDYSTRDDYGTHAEDISAWAGLHYFAARAPEDKGPLTWPEGNGWIVKKLLAKLGKYVRTGSMVYKIQPAGRRWEILTEKTLYESDFVIYAAPTFLASWLIDPAPPRWPIDSAPWLTANLTLDRWPANKGLEYAWDNVIYNSPALGYVIATHQSVAMHRPETVWTFYWALADGNAADQRRILLGGDWNWWKEKIFADLERAHPDIRQCVKRMDIFRIGHAMPRPLPGTIFHPERQRRAKPAGSLVYANCDLSSLSLFEEAQYRGVKAAEHVLRLVG
- a CDS encoding polyamine aminopropyltransferase; its protein translation is MALVLFLSVFLIAACGLIYELIAGTLASYLLGDSVLQFSTIIGSYLFAMGIGSWLSRFIDRALVSRFITIELMVGLLGGFSSTILFLSFTYTTGFRFLLYALVIGIGILVGLEIPLLMRILRERFQFKELVANVLTFDYMGALGASLLFPLFLVPKLGMVRSAVLFGLVNAGVALWSTFLFKEHLPSPLLQRAVCAVVVLILGGGMVAADRITDTADAALYADDVIFSKTTPYQRIVLTKWKQDYRLYLNSHLQFSSRDEYRYHECLVHPGLASIPGAKRALVLGGGDGLAVREMLKYPGLESITLVDLDPEMTRQFSTHPLLVQLNGGSFKNPKVHIVNADAFPWLEKNDDLYDFIAIDFPDPNNYSLGKLYTTAFYRLVRHHLSQNGVAVVQSTSPMFARQSFWCINETMKQAGFNVHAYHVYVPSFGEWGYVIGTQGDWRPPTQLPSGLKFLTLKNVAGLFDFPPDLAPVPVEPNRLNDQSLVRYYDREWREIVR
- a CDS encoding DUF350 domain-containing protein, yielding MGIEFHLGSLINALIYAVVGVVILVVSFITWDKITPYDLWREIVEKQNTALAIFAGLMALGIAIIVASAVH
- a CDS encoding DUF4178 domain-containing protein, producing MVAPSRVPKPKAINCPNCGGNIELRGFAHTRSAVCVQCCTIIDPTTPELQILQQFDERLRVRPLIPLGTRGKYRGIPYEVIGFQVRCINSDGVEYSWHEYLLFNPFKGFRYLTQYDGHWNDVLTVHGLPSFTTLGGRKAVNYNNVNYKHFQNAVARTAFVMGEFPWAVRVGETNTVDDYVSAPYMMSSEQTEGEVNWSFGTYILGAEIEQAFQLKTKLPAPRGVYANQPSPFQDKVRASWRTFMLLCLGWAALMAFFTFSASNRVIFDQNFHFAQAVPGEHSFVTQPFEVPGKGNVEIELTTDLKNNWAYFSLALLREDGAQGFDFGREVSYYSGRDSDGSWSEGKAKDSVILPRVPAGRYYLRIEPEMDAQASATAASGMTMNYEVTVRRDVPTTWLFWLALPLLLIPPIVTSIRAMAFEGRRWSESDYAPGSSSSSGDDD
- a CDS encoding DUF4178 domain-containing protein, yielding MSGPSSNCPNCGAPIKFAWSSAVQAACPYCQAIIIRRDVNLEAVGTVADLPPDASAIQLMTEGFFDNKHFTVIGRIRYEWEQGNWNEWHLLMNDGTSGWLSDAQADYAVSFAVTSPITFPTPLEMKKGQVFQLQGAQFMVTHLTKVRYVGFEGELPFTTSDRSEFTTADLRTMDARFATIDYSETPPLLFMGRYVDIEALKLTGLREFEGW
- the speD gene encoding S-adenosylmethionine decarboxylase; this encodes MTSGCEWVVDAAGCDPATLASLPALEALFDDMVAGLQLHPVAPTVWHQFPGLTPAMPGGITGLSLLAESHLAVHTFPEHGALSLNLFCCKPRDNWAFEHELTRRFEARKVDVRRLERALS
- a CDS encoding SPFH domain-containing protein; the protein is MALGDQIKSFLKKQFIDVIQWTDQEDGVLAYRYPMQDMEIQNGAQLTVRESQAAMFVNEGRCADIFSPGLYTLNTRTLPLLTNLQNWDKMFASPFKSDVFYFSTRQQIAQRWGTAQPVTIRDKDFGAIRLRGFGVYSWHVDNPKLFLTKVSGFGEVYRVSEVEPQLRQTIVGRMSDAFAESQIPFLDMAANLVEVGDRIKASITPVFAELGIAIDQFVVENLSLPEELQKFLDTRVGMNMIGNMQQYTQFQAANSLPIAAANEGGGLAGLGVGLGAGVGLGQVFSQAMNPQAQQPPQAPPPVAPQAAPPVVPVVPVAGAAAVPDTKFCSECGQKIPRASKFCPECGKPQQ